Genomic window (Apis cerana isolate GH-2021 linkage group LG1, AcerK_1.0, whole genome shotgun sequence):
ACATCAACAATATACCCAAcagcaaatattaaatcaacaaCAATCTCCACAATTAACATCTCAACAACAGCAATTAATAGGAACACAACAGCAGTCACTTGCGCAACCACAAATGATGCCAcaacagcaacagcaacaaATTAATTCTCAACTACCTCAACATCAGATGTCATCATCTCAGCAATTATTAACCCAACAACAAAAACAGTTAAATCAACATCAAATTCTTTCACAACAACAAATGAATCAACAACAACATTTATCACAACAGCAACAAATTACTTCTCAACAACAATTAGTCCAACAACAACAAGTACAATTGACAcctcaacaacaacaacaaatagTTTTgcagcaacaacagcaacaaatTTCTACTCAACAACAACAAATTGGAACACCACAGCATCAATTAAATCAACAACAAACTCCACCACAGCAACTTACATCTGAACAACGACAACTTATACTtttgcaacaacaacaacaacaacaaaaaattcaacaaatttctCAACAATTACAACAATCTGCGCCTCAAGGTTCGCAACAATTTGTTATAAGGGATGGTCAATTACAGCAACAACCTCAAAATCAGCAATTAATGGGTCCTAATCAACAAAGCTTTATTGTTCAAAGAGATTCTCAATGGCAACAGCAACAATATCATTTACAACTGCAAaggcaacaacaacaacaaattgGCCCACAAAGACCAAGTGGACAATGGGCTCAACAACCACCACAACCTCCAAGACAATTAATCCAATTAGATGCTCAAACTCATCAACAGTTACAACAAATGGATCCACAGCAAAGAGctcaatttattcaaaagattcagaaacaaagaaatttactATTACAAAGGCAAATGCAAAATCGTCAAGCTCAACAAGGTGCGCATATCGCCGTTATAAGAAGTCCAGGAAAGCCAGTTCAACCTGGTGGTTTGCAGTGGATTCAGCAACCGCGTCCTCAAATGATAGGACCTCAAATTGCCCAAACTCCTGGTCAAAAACCAGTTCATTCAGGAGTTCAACCACCTGCTTTAACGCCGATTAATTCTTCTAATCAAGTGATTGTGCAAGCCGGTCAAAATGTGCAAGGTCCACAAACTGGTCAACCTGGTCAAACCTTTCAGCAAGGTCAACCTTTGACACCTCAACACATAGCACAATTACACATGCAAAAGCAGCAACAAATGGCAAGGCTGCAACAACTGCAGCATctacagcagcagcagcaacaacaacagcaacaacaggGTGCACAACAAGAGCCTTCTTTGACCTCGTTATCGAATAACCAAATACCACCGGATCAACAATTGGTCGTTAATGCAAAAACGAAAACTGCTCTGGCGAACATGTTGACGAACAGATTGCAAGGTAGTGCTGCTGAAGGTAGTGCAGCTGGTCAACTCAGATTAATGACCGCTCAACACAGACCACCGCCACCGCCGTCTCAGGATCCACAACTCCTGGCGGCATACCAGCGGAGAACCGTTGGGAATATCACAAATGGAGCGCCGCCCGGCGCACCGATAAAGATGCAATACGCTCCGGTGATGCCTCAAGCGAAAGCTCAGTTCTATGGTCACAATCCAAATCTGAAACGTATGGTTTTtcagtttttcaaaaaaaaaaaaatctcgattaAGACTGTACGATTCATCATTATATGATTTACATTTTCGcttggaagaaatttttgaataaattttcaatttgcaatataattatttaatatatctagtattccaaattctataataaatatttaaacattttttttatacaattaagtAACTTAAagtcttatattatattgaaaatctttcaagcgtgaatatatttcttttcctttcattcatttcattcattcattatatctatttataatggCAATGAAACAAAGccaaaaatagaagaatataataaataagcaatTTCTCTTCATCTTTCgctttcttttgaaaataatcaattgcTATTTGTTTCCAGTGCCACCAGATCTATTTTTGCTAGGTTGTATCTTTGTTATCGTCGAATATGACGTCCAACGTCCAAACGATGTTTCCGTTTGGAAACAAGTGATTGAGAGACACGGAGGAGAGGTAGAACCACAATATTGCACTCGAGCCACGCACGTACTTGCAATCACCCAAAAACATCCAACAGTAGTGCAAGCGCTACGCGAAGGGAAACGTTGTGTTAGTGCTCATTGGCTATCGGATGTTGTCACTAAACAACAGGTACTACCGCCTTGGCATGCGTTGCATTTTCCAACGCCATTCAGCTTGACAGAACTTCCATGCGCCAAACAAATTGTATCGTTGTCTGGATTTGAAGGAGAGGAACGTGCGAAAGTGAAATATATGCTAGAAGCATTGGGAGCTAAAGTTACCAATTATTTTACCAGACATAATACTCTCCTCGTTTGCAGaaggtataaattaattgatttcaatttttagattttaactctatattattaattagtattttaaaatgttaataagatAAGATGGATAAGATATGAATTTAACAGACAAGAATAATAGGATTTTGCGATCATTTttgtcttatataattttgctttttcaagatatataatatagattgcAAAAGttgttataaaagatatattcattgaggagatagattttattttttcatttattatatatttattatatatttataatctataatatttttatgtgatgcaatgattaatatttatgtatctaTTCAACTAATACTTCAAAATATCTGGAAACAAgctaatataatgtataatataataatatatatattaatttttcttatatatataagaaatttgaattttacttttgttctctaaaaaataataaaaataaaataaataaactttgttttataatatgcatCAATCAATTGCTAtcagtaatttttaatgtttttaaaaaaaatatatttcagacCTGACGgtcaaaaatataagaaagctCGAGAATGGCAAACTGGAGTGGTGAATGCTCAATGGTTGACAGACTTATTATGTGGCCAAATGAACGCACTTCATCAAACTGAAAATCCGAAATATCAACAATACAGCTTAAGCAATCCTTTTAGATTGGATTATTCGTTAGTGCCTCATTTAATGGGTATCgtgaatttgattatatttttttccaacaaaaaaatcataacATATTTATGCCATCAGCTTctccaaaatttaatattctggatggtattaaaataatatttctttcagcTGCATGGAAGATGCCAATAAACATTACTCAGGAATCATACGATAAAGTAAAACAGGTTGGTCAGGGTCCAAATTCGATAAGAAAGTATAAGAAGCCGCGATTAGATGGTCCATTATTGAATAAAGACCCACATTTGTTGGGCTTGGATGAACCAATAGTTGTTAGTAATCCCGATCCTCCACCTCCGGATAAACAACCGAGAATATTATTCTCCGGTATAAATCCTAGGAAACATGCAaaggtaatatttaatattatataattcgcaaatattttattaatatatataatattgtttgtttAACAGAGAATTCGAGAATTAGGTGGTGCATTAGCAGCTAGTTGGCGAGACGCGACTCATCTTGTGATGTCAGCACCAATAAGAACTGTAAAATTGTTATGTTGCTTATCACGTTGTAAATATATTGTCACGTTACAGTGGTTACTCGATTGTTCTGCGAGGAACACatttttagatgaaaatgGATATATTCTTGGGGAttcagaatttgaaaaaaattttaattgtaatattgaaaaagctTTAGCAAGTCCTAACAGGGGAACAGTACTTAAGGTAATATTAAGtcattattttgcaaaaattgaatattcatgatgaacaatattaatttttatattttaataattttctttgttgaatagggtaaaatattttatgttacacCAAGTGTAATACCATCTCCATCAGCTATCgcagaaataattgaaagtgCGGGTGGAACGATGGAGAAAGCACGAAGATCTTTGGTACAGATCCAAGAAatgaatagtaataaattaacttatatCATCGTCACTCATGAAAACGATCTTCATCTTCTTACCGATGTTTTACGTGCAAATATaagtaagtaatatttttcataatttattttccctaattttttaagataatgttaaagaaaatgtataaaaatgtattaggGAAACGTGAATAAATTTCGTATTCCTGTttgtttatgtttttttatttttcttttttttttcttgaataattgTAGGTGTGTTCAGTGCAGAAATCGTGTTAGGAGCAGTTGCACGACAATACTTCCAAACTGAACAAATCTAAATATAGCACTGTTTTCAATGTGCTGTATTATAATTCCTGATGAGAGCTTACTAAATTCTTAGTGAGCTATTTTggagatgaaaatttttgcttacCTTCTTCAATGGGACAATAAAgaacataattttatcatacagGAGGAACTATTTTCACTGAAAACATTCCAAAACCTCTCCTTTCATGCTTCGTTTCtgaaaatagtatattttatatagcatttcaatataaatcatttgatAGACTTGTTTTTTAACGTAAAAATGTATTGTTCATTTATAGTTaagaagtattattttaattagcatTTTGTAGTTATTTTTTCCACGATAGTCTTTATCTCTCTTTACGCGCATATGCTTCCCATCTTTTTGTcgcatatacaatatacacatATCATTCTAATTTGTATCGTTGTAcacttattttcttctattctatATGTTTCGCTTATCACTGTCTTTATATGATAAGAAATGAGTTATGTGTAAGAGTGtacgattgaaaataaatagaaatatgtattattgtgTTCTAATTTTGTTACTAATCGCGTTATGTTTTTTctcagttttattaaaattgtttagaaTCTTTgtgcatttaattatataatttatttatattctacatGGTTATTTTGTTGTACAATAAATTGTAAGAAACTttgttataaacatttattataatgggATAATTTAAGTTTGATTGTAGAATAAGTGGCTTACAATTCTctacaaatttataagaatatgtacaatagtatataaaactatgattataaaaagaaagaagaaaagatatgtTTTGtgcaaaagaaaatgataatgacatatgcaaatattaaaatgtaagatCAAAACtacatcaataataataaatattatatactattaagtataaaaaaattaaattacaatatattatctatttttacagataaattgtatttttgtatattcattgatgttattaaatatttatatgaaaagctAATATAAGCAGTCAAAAATGTCGCATGCATTGCTTTTAAACTTTACATTTTACAGTCATGAGAgattaaattatcatcaatCGACTCGTTATTGATTTGGTATTATTTTACAGATTATaagcaaattatttaattataaaataataacttatatctaaaaattaatcgactaACATATTTACAGTTACagatcataaaaaattgttctacGACGAGATCATATTTCGTACCCATTCCAAATGTTGTGCAACGTCCACGTAAACTATATACTGATTTAAATCACAAGACATAGTGATTCTATTCAGCAACGATCTCGAAACGATTCCTCGCAAATAGTAACGATCCGTTTTAGGATCGTACATCACAAAACCGCTTCCACTATCACCGTTGCAAGGACCACTTCCATTTCTTAAACCCGCACAAAATGTCCGGTTCGAAGTGAACAAGACGAAATCTGAGTTGCTCCAGTGACAATCCTcctgtaatttattaatagttattcACCTCTCGGTTGAAATTCCAGGCAAATGTTTCTCATTGtcaagaaattattagaaaatggaaagttataacattttaaatattttaaatttgtcaaatttgtatgaataaatctgtataaattgataaatgaaaatgaagtttGAAATGAATGAAAGTATTCAGATAATTGATTTTGTTGACTTATATTACTCTCAGGTATGAACAATTTCTTtactattatgtaaatattcatataaagatttctttatataatagtacaatgatttatcaaataagtttaatgtttaaagaaaaaggtaaTCATACCTGACGTACAATGGGAGCTTTGATCTGTCGAGGCTCTTGCAGATGGCGATTTCCATTTTCATCACGTCCCCATCCGACCACATATCCAGACTTTCCCACAACACTGGCAAGAAGTGCAGGCCCTGTCCAGAGACAGATTGGTCTGATTACATCATTATACTCTACTTTCTCTCTCAGACTCAACACTGCTAAATCCGCATCAGCATTCCCCCCTTTGTCATAATTAGGATGGAGCTGGTACGCTGCTATTTCTCGATTTACAGAACCCTCTTCTGACCATTCTCGAAGGCGATAGCGTCCCAAGGATACTAGCAGTGTACTAGCaggtaaattaatattatctattagtAAACAATGTGCagctgaaataaaaaaaaaaaataattaccaaaaaatgtatcaaaaattgtaatattgtaacTTTTGGACTATTAAATGACACTCATTAGaagaatcaatattttgatacgtaataatttctttcaaaagtgattattaagatatattatgaaaaaatgatatttttgactttctatttcttttttcttactccctttctatttcataaatatctcAATTTTTAAGTCCTTAgctaatacttaatatttcttgaattttaatttcaagaaatattttaaaaaagaaagcattTCTTTAAGCATTTGATTCGcataaaaaattcacataCCTGTAATAATGTGCTTATTAGTAATCAATGTTCCCGCACATTGGAACTCGAAATTCTTTTTGACGACAAAAATTGCAACCAGCCAGGGCCACTGACCCCGAGATGCATTCATTCCTCCAGCCACTAGAAGATTGAACTTAGTACTGCTTCTACCACACTCCACCTTATTTTGCTTGTTGACAATTGATATGGATCTGTCAGGTGATGGAGTGATTGGCTGATATACCACCGGTGGATTGTCTTGAGTGGATGGAAAGTTTGGCAAAGGCTGAGGAAAATTAATGGGATTTGAGTCGAAATTGAGCTTTAACGAAGGTGGGTACAGCGTGTGATTTAGGACAATGAACGTGACTATTGGTCCACTTactggaataaataattaaatattaatattaataaattatatcatacaaaattgctataaatttttatgaaaattattattaaactatttgtttttttagagACTTTTTGCACAATAATTgatcaaacaaatattaataaaattaataaattataaacttttcttttaaaattttacacataATCATATGacttaaaacttataaaagatttcctttatatttatcgCTATCcactaaaatttattgattagtaATCAATAGTCTtacaaaaattagattttcttaaaagtttatattaataattatatatctttttaaaaaaaaatttattgaaattttttacataccgCGTAAACCTGAACAAATATGTTCATCGTTAAACCATAAACCAGTTAAAATGGGTATTGGCCAAGGAAGTGGAAAAtggattttataatgtaaaggCCTACCCTGCATAACTTCTCTAATTGATTGTTCCTTTGGTTGTGCTAATTCTAATCTACCAACATATTTCTGAAACACAAGATCATATTGCATTAATGTACTGTAACTCTCATATCAATAAGgatgatcaatatttttctaagtttaaattcttattatcaagaaatatatgaagTTATGATCGatgtttattgttaattatttaccgATGGCAATGCAACGGCAATGCTCAATTTGACACTAAGCGTCAAAGGAATTCCTTTTGGTGGCGATCGTATCTCAACAAAACCAATGATTTCACCTGTGATAGAATCTGAAATATATCGGAAGTACTCGGGACATGGCGACTGATCAGCTGTTTCTGCGGTCAATTGAAGAATACGGAGGAATAGTGCAACCTTGACAATTACATTCACCATCCTGAAACTTTatgacatatataatatttattactataattttaatatattattatttaaaatttaatatttcttttaagattttataatctatcaattaaattttattcatttgataCTTGTTAATCGATTAactattgtttgaaaattggtacttatatttatttcttcatcaattgttaaaattaaattgtttatttagagagaaaaatcagatattttgatttttgattggAAAAGTTAGATTGAGAATCAAGATTAAGatataagaaatagaaatcaatgaagaaaatataattgtggAAATgataggattaaaaaaaataaatcgttaaaagtattttagaaATGATGACAAAAGATCAGACTATCTGTCATACAAAGGGACTGATCGCACTAATACTTATACGAAGGTATCTAAGATAATTCTAAATGTCTTTCAGAATACAGTTCCTTCAGATCTTTATTGTTTTGTTTCAGGAAagaaatacttattaaaatccaatttatggaatacaaaatttgaaaaaataaaaaaatttctgtgaTTGCGGATTTATTCTAAGTaatgagaattttataataaaattcatatgttTTTCTAACAAGATACTATCTATATGTTATCacagtaaaagaaaaattaatagatatattttttttgtgataattaaagttaattcgtaaaaatatatttgaattaatatcacTTAATGACActaatttaattcatcattTGAATTGCAAAAGAAGCTGTTCAAAACACTTATCAATGAATTTGAATTGCAAAGGAAAATTCTATCAAATATTAActcaatatatttgaattgctgaaagtatttttcagaaattaagttaaattatcaaaaaaattcttctgaatataaataaatcattatattattattaaaaatctattactcTATAtccataatattatcattctcaatttcacgaattatacacaattcatcaaaaaaaagaagaaaatatctccttcagatattcaaataaaaaaagaagaaaatacctCAGATCTTcaacaatattgaaatatcccaaaaaaaaatttcactcttAAATTTCACTCTTATTATTCGcacttcattataaaaaattattttgtattaaaattgtcaacaaatatttaacaagTTTCTAATAGAGAGAAGTAATGCAACTTGTCACGTTCGTCACGTACTGTCTCACCTGAGgatttatcgtttcttttgtAAATTCTGGAAAGTGGTGGGGCATCCCCGACAATTAACCGTTTCATTCGTATGAAGAAATCTTGAAAGAGAATGACGACGCGGAAGAAACAATATGATCTTCTCACGAATTTGATTAATCGCATCGAATGAATCATATTGGTCATAGAAGTTACATCAAGAATGTGAGTGTTGTTTAGTATATTGGCTAAatgaatttatgtaattttaaattaataagattacatatatatagagtgtTAATGGAACAACTTAGGAGGATCGAAGcgaaaacaaatagaaaagttaatgtacaaaaatatcaatttattatttatttatttgtcaaGTTATGAACAAATTGAAGTTtacattagataaaataaaacggatATAGAGAAAATGACAGTGTAATGGATAGATGTCTCTATTTACTTTTTCAAGAGATTAAAACCTTGGTCAAATGATAGAACACCtgttatttcttctattttcatttctacttTCTAATactcttctattattttttttcatttttttcaatgattaaatCAGATTATtgcttaatttcttttaatcagaattcatattgaaagaaaaactaagaagtgaaagaagaaataacaaatatttttatattatatatatttttataattatattatatcttattatttttagaattaaaagttAGGTTAGTTTACACAATAACAGTTAAGTtagcttaatttaatttagattttcaagtattcttttagaaatacttataattataattaaagataaataaatcttttattattttttgatctcATCTCTAAACTAACTAAAACACAATAGAATAgtatattcgttatttttttcccaTTTCTTCACTTTCGTTACAGTATGAATCACAATACTATATTAATTTCCTTTACTATTCtcaatgtgaaaatttatatggCAACTTTGTTTTTAATCCTTCGGTATATgtcattgttttatttcaaaatgtattatctaattgtttaaatattttaatgaacatTTAATCTTTGTCGTCAATATggttttcaatttgtttacaaacatagtcgaatgaaaacaatataatagttaaagataattcaatatcaattacGATGAATCGACTTGCGTCAATTAATCTTAATCATATTTTGCGTCATTTCACTATtgtgtatttcatatttcatttgtttttgcAATCATGCAAAagtattagtaattaataatagaattattaataataatatcttattaaactagttagatttttttaataattttaacaaaatattatttaatgaaaaatacaacTTGACCATTTATAATCATAGTTTGGCAACTTTTACATTTgccaacattttctttttaattttaatatttatataaatcaatacaagcaaaaaataaaaaataattttcaaaagcattcttttattttagtaaaatataattaagctatctcaaatacaataattatttatactataattttttaacgcattaatttacaatttaaacatttacaaataataaaatacaaatttagaaaattttgatgcacataattaataattgcataaaaaaaatgtagtattttaataatatatatcactactccaaaatttatgaatttatttaatagaacaTTATTTGGTATTACAAaggattatacatatattatttgttgaaatataattgagaAATGACAgctaacatataattttaattgttaatatctaatattattgactatgtacaatataattatctctggaaattattgaaacaattttttcatatcatataatttacaaaataaattaatcattataaatttctttatttaagttacttaattaataataagttatttaatattagctaatgataaaaattttaataatttaataattaataattgtactaattatatttatgatttaagtCTTATGTtcataacttatatataaataataatatttataataatttacgtcaattatatttcataagaaatatataaaaataaataaaatcattattaagtCATACAAATTCcttttgttattattgctAAATATATCGGGTATTTCTAGATTGTATGGAAATTATAGATTCATTAAGTtaaataaggaaaatattaacaatgttTTGTGCTTcacataatttcattttgcattagtgtactaaattaaattactaaagtaaatataaatttattattatataaaagaaaatataactttttgttaggagatataaaattaaattttgaataacaatttaattattaaaatattaaatttatacaagatCAGAGATTTAAATTAgagatcttttttaataatttaaataattttttaattttcagaagatatttttttgtgttttttgtgttatagaaaatattgtttatattatattattcatatataaaattcatatataaaatttgaatcaatgaaatgaaaaataatataaaaaaaatataaaaaattcttcgtattCGAAACACGTATACATACAtgtacatacacatatatattctctCAATAGGTaagatttctaatattttaacatgcGATTCTTATGATATtgtaatcgatttatttttaaattctttgcaCGCTACACTTAGTTCACTAGTAAAACAGTATAAAACAACAATTGCATtacattatctaaaaaaaatgtaacgttTTAATactcatatataattaatatttgttatttcttgaaaagaattatttaggaTGAATTactaaattctttaaaaaatattatacataattttatttgattactttattataattgaaaaatttacttagCAAACTTTcaaagtaataaagaaataatagtacaatttattacaatgacattgaaattaagaaaatttttccataatttataatatctaatcaAATATCTGatctataaacatatattcatatatataataaaacatatttacatacatatataaacacaaataaagttaaaatttttctctcaatagataattaaaagaataataatttttctttatttctattcaaatattttcgattcttcaaaataaaaaaaaataattctgggATACTCACTCTGTCATATTTatcactaatttttttaaaaacatttgaatAATGTTTGTTTCAAATGAAAGACGTTCATGCAAAAtggaataactttttaatggacggatctataaaattaaacgcaaaataaatatcatcgacaaaaaatatttttcatacgaatatatacgaatataaggAATATATACTCACCTATGAACtcacattatatttatgaatatatttcaatggtATCTGTTTACAACGATTCAAGGAATTCTTGGAacatttgatgaattttcgtTTTCCTTTCTTATGACTCTTTTCCCCGGTTCCTgagattaatattgtaaaattcttgtaaaatgaatatttgcattacattaatttctattgatgaaaaattcattaataaaattttaatttttataaaaaccactcaaataattgaaaaaaaaaaataagtcaaTATTTCAATGACAAAATTTATGTTTGGATCTATAATTGTAAACGAATTGTTTACAATTAATAGTCATTCGTATATaacctaattaaaaattaaagaaatagatggataatttcatataaattcaatcttgataataaattaatgaaaaataaattattgaaaaaaactatattatctaataataattttattattaatctattattgtattttaatactaCGTTTTTAACGTATGCACGactaatttaaatcaaaatataatttttaatacgcaTGCGTAATAACGACATCTGTCAGATTCTTAGCAAAATAAGCactaataacatttaaatataacctATAACGTGTAAAAACTGTTTACTACTGTTAAGTGCacttttcttgatttttataaatatatattattattattattatatatataatatatatatataattattatatataataatatataaaataataatatataaaaatttgtaacttGACGCAGTATtataaaatggaagaaatggATATAGGAAGCGATGAAagtaa
Coding sequences:
- the LOC107994873 gene encoding phenoloxidase-activating factor 3-like isoform X2, with product MFLKKLVINMTDFRMVNVIVKVALFLRILQLTAETADQSPCPEYFRYISDSITGEIIGFVEIRSPPKGIPLTLSVKLSIAVALPSKYVGRLELAQPKEQSIREVMQGRPLHYKIHFPLPWPIPILTGLWFNDEHICSGLRVSGPIVTFIVLNHTLYPPSLKLNFDSNPINFPQPLPNFPSTQDNPPVVYQPITPSPDRSISIVNKQNKVECGRSSTKFNLLVAGGMNASRGQWPWLVAIFVVKKNFEFQCAGTLITNKHIITAAHCLLIDNINLPASTLLVSLGRYRLREWSEEGSVNREIAAYQLHPNYDKGGNADADLAVLSLREKVEYNDVIRPICLWTGPALLASVVGKSGYVVGWGRDENGNRHLQEPRQIKAPIEDCHWSNSDFVLFTSNRTFCAGLRNGSGPCNGDSGSGFVMYDPKTDRYYLRGIVSRSLLNRITMSCDLNQYIVYVDVAQHLEWVRNMISS
- the LOC107994873 gene encoding serine protease gd-like isoform X1, with the protein product MFLKKLVINMTDFRMVNVIVKVALFLRILQLTAETADQSPCPEYFRYISDSITGEIIGFVEIRSPPKGIPLTLSVKLSIAVALPSKYVGRLELAQPKEQSIREVMQGRPLHYKIHFPLPWPIPILTGLWFNDEHICSGLRVSGPIVTFIVLNHTLYPPSLKLNFDSNPINFPQPLPNFPSTQDNPPVVYQPITPSPDRSISIVNKQNKVECGRSSTKFNLLVAGGMNASRGQWPWLVAIFVVKKNFEFQCAGTLITNKHIITAAHCLLIDNINLPASTLLVSLGRYRLREWSEEGSVNREIAAYQLHPNYDKGGNADADLAVLSLREKVEYNDVIRPICLWTGPALLASVVGKSGYVVGWGRDENGNRHLQEPRQIKAPIVRQEDCHWSNSDFVLFTSNRTFCAGLRNGSGPCNGDSGSGFVMYDPKTDRYYLRGIVSRSLLNRITMSCDLNQYIVYVDVAQHLEWVRNMISS
- the LOC107994873 gene encoding serine protease gd-like isoform X3 — its product is MVNVIVKVALFLRILQLTAETADQSPCPEYFRYISDSITGEIIGFVEIRSPPKGIPLTLSVKLSIAVALPSKYVGRLELAQPKEQSIREVMQGRPLHYKIHFPLPWPIPILTGLWFNDEHICSGLRVSGPIVTFIVLNHTLYPPSLKLNFDSNPINFPQPLPNFPSTQDNPPVVYQPITPSPDRSISIVNKQNKVECGRSSTKFNLLVAGGMNASRGQWPWLVAIFVVKKNFEFQCAGTLITNKHIITAAHCLLIDNINLPASTLLVSLGRYRLREWSEEGSVNREIAAYQLHPNYDKGGNADADLAVLSLREKVEYNDVIRPICLWTGPALLASVVGKSGYVVGWGRDENGNRHLQEPRQIKAPIVRQEDCHWSNSDFVLFTSNRTFCAGLRNGSGPCNGDSGSGFVMYDPKTDRYYLRGIVSRSLLNRITMSCDLNQYIVYVDVAQHLEWVRNMISS